A single Triticum dicoccoides isolate Atlit2015 ecotype Zavitan chromosome 2A, WEW_v2.0, whole genome shotgun sequence DNA region contains:
- the LOC119355065 gene encoding 1,4-alpha-glucan-branching enzyme 2, chloroplastic/amyloplastic-like, which produces MATFAVSGATLGVARPAGAGGGLLPRSGSERRGGVDLPSLLLRKEDSSRAVLSRAASPGKVLVPDGESDDLASPAQPEELQIPEDIEEQTAEVNMTGGTAEKLESSEPTQGIVETITDGVTKGVKELVVGEKPRVVPKPGDGQKIYEIDPTLKDFRSHLDYRYSEYRRIRAAIDQHEGGLEAFSRGYEKLGFTRSAEGITYREWAPGAHSAALVGDFNNWNPNADTMTRDDYGVWEIFLPNNADGSPAIPHGSRVKIRMDTPSGVKDSISAWIKFSVQAPGEIPFNGIYYDPPEEEKYVFQHPQPKRPESLRIYESHIGMSSPEPKINSYANFRDEVLPRIKRLGYNAVQIMAIQEHSYYASFGYHVTNFFAPSSRFGTPEDLKSLIDRAHELGLLVLMDIVHSHSSNNTLDGLNGFDGTDTHYFHGGPRGHHWMWDSRLFNYGSWEVLRFLLSNARWWLEEYKFDGFRFDGVTSMMYTHHGLQMTFTGNYGEYFGFATDVDAVVYLMLVNDLIHGLYPDAVSIGEDVSGMPTFCIPVPDGGVGFDYRLHMAVADKWIELLKQSDESWKMGDIVHTLTNRRWLEKCVTYAESHDQALVGDKTIAFWLMDKDMYDFMALDRPSTPRIDRGIALHKMIRLVTMGLGGEGYLNFMGNEFGHPEWIDFPRGPQTLPTGKVLPGNNNSYDKCRRRFDLGDADFLRYRGMQEFDQAMQHLEEKYGFMTSEHQYVSRKHEEDKVIIFERGDLVFVFNFHWSNSFFDYRVGCSRPGKYKVALDSDDALFGGFSRLDHDVDYFTTEHPHDNRPRSFSVYTPSRTAVVYALTE; this is translated from the exons ATGGCGACGTTCGCGGTGTCCGGCGCGACCCTCGGTGTGGCGCGgcccgccggcgccggcggcggacTGCTGCCGCGATCCGGCTCGGAGCGGAGGGGCGGGGTGGACCTGCCGTCGCTGCTCCTCAGGAAGGAGGACTCCTCTC GCGCCGTCCTGAGCCGCGCGGCCTCTCCAGGGAAGGTCCTGGTGCCTGACGGTGAGAGCGACGACTTGGCAAGTCCGGCGCAACCTGAAGAATTACAG ATACCTGAAGACATCGAGGAGCAAACGGCTGAAGTAAACATGACAGGGGGGACTGCAGAAAAACTTGAATCTTCAGAACCGACTCAAGGCATTGTGGAAACAATCACTGATGGTGTAACCAAAGGAGTTAAGGAACTAGTCGTGGGGGAGAAACCGCGAGTTGTCCCAAAACCAGGAGATGGGCAGAAAATATACGAGATTGACCCAACGCTGAAAGATTTTCGGAGCCATCTTGACTACCG ATACAGCGAATACAGGAGAATTCGTGCTGCTATTGACCAACATGAAGGTGGATTGGAAGCATTTTCTCGTGGTTATGAAAAGCTTGGATTTACCCGCAG TGCTGAAGGTATCACTTACCGAGAATGGGCTCCTGGAGCGCAT TCTGCAGCATTAGTAGGTGACTTCAACAATTGGAATCCGAATGCAGATACTATGACCAGA GATGATTATGGTGTTTGGGAGATTTTCCTCCCTAACAATGCTGATGGATCCCCAGCTATTCCTCATGGCTCACGTGTAAAG ATACGGATGGATACTCCATCTGGTGTGAAGGATTCAATTTCTGCTTGGATCAAGTTCTCTGTGCAGGCTCCAGGTGAAATACCATTCAATGGCATATATTATGATCCACCTGAAGAG GAGAAGTATGTCTTCCAACATCCTCAACCTAAACGACCAGAGTCACTGAGGATTTATGAATCACACATTGGAATGAGCAGCCCA GAACCGAAGATAAATTCATATGCTAATTTTAGGGATGAGGTGCTGCCAAGAATTAAAAGGCTTGGATACAATGCAGTGCAGATAATGGCAATCCAGGAGCATTCATACTATGCGAGCTTTGG GTACCATGTTACTAATTTTTTTGCACCAAGTAGCCGTTTTGGAACTCCAGAGGACTTAAAATCCCTGATCGATAGAGCACATGAGCTTGGTTTGCTTGTTCTTATGGATATTGTTCATAG TCATTCATCAAATAATACCCTTGACGGCTTGAATGGTTTCGATGGCACTGATACACATTACTTCCACGGTGGTCCACGTGGCCATCATTGGATGTGGGATTCTCGTCTATTCAACTATGGGAGTTGGGAA GTATTGAGATTCTTACTGTCAAACGCGAGATGGTGGCTTGAAGAATATAAGTTTGATGGATTTCGATTTGATGGGGTGACCTCCATGATGTATACTCACCATGGATTACAA ATGACATTTACTGGGAACTATGGCGAGTATTTTGGATTTGCTACTGATGTTGATGCGGTAGTTTACTTGATGCTGGTCAACGATCTAATTCATGGACTTTATCCTGATGCTGTATCCATTGGTGAAGAT GTCAGTGGAATGCCCACATTTTGCATCCCTGTTCCAGATGGTGGTGTTGGTTTTGACTATCGCTTGCATATGGCTGTAGCAGATAAATGGATTGAACTCCTCAA GCAAAGTGACGAATCTTGGAAAATGGGTGATATTGTGCACACCCTAACAAATAGAAGGTGGCTTGAGAAGTGTGTAACTTATGCAGAAAGTCATGATCAAGCACTAGTTGGTGACAAGACTATTGCATTCTGGTTGATGGATAAG GATATGTATGATTTCATGGCTCTGGATAGGCCTTCAACTCCTCGCATTGATCGTGGCATAGCATTACATAAAATGATCAGGCTTGTCACCATGGGTTTAGGTGGTGAAGGCTATCTTAACTTCATGGGAAATGAGTTTGGGCATCCTG AATGGATAGATTTTCCAAGAGGTCCGCAAACTCTTCCAACCGGCAAAGTTCTCCCTGGAAATAACAATAGTTATGATAAATGCCGCCGTAGATTTGATCTT GGAGATGCAGATTTTCTTAGATATCGTGGTATGCAAGAGTTCGATCAGGCAATGCAGCATCTTGAGGAAAAATATGGG TTTATGACATCTGAGCACCAGTATGTTTCACGGAAACATGAGGAAGATAAGGTGATCATCTTCGAAAGAGGAGATTTGGTATTTGTTTTCAACTTCCACTGGAGCAATAGCTTTTTTGACTACCGTGTTGGGTGTTCCAGGCCTGGGAAGTACAAG GTGGCCTTAGACTCCGACGATGCACTCTTTGGTGGATTCAGCAGGCTTGATCATGATGTCGACTACTTCACAACC GAACATCCGCATGACAACAGGCCGCGCTCTTTCTCGGTGTACACTCCGAGCAGAACTGCGGTCGTGTATGCCCTTACAGAGTAA
- the LOC119355067 gene encoding tyrosine-protein phosphatase RLPH2-like, protein MAPPRTVICVGDVHGYISKLESLWANLQSALPADAFAAALVIFLGDYNDRGPDTRRVLDFLLALPARHPAQRHVFLCGNHDLAFAAFVGALPPPPDGSPFAATWDQYIDNEAHEGWFRGPGHEDMHVQGRRWGGVIKERWNPKKGLPYKGSIYDAQPTFESYGVAHGSPDLMKAVPEEHKKFLHDLVWVHEEEDVRIDTDGGQILCKLIAVHAGLEKSLDLNEQLRVLRTRDTRVPKVQMLSGRQDVWNIPQDLAGKQTIVVSGHHGKLHVDGLRFIIDEGGGYADKPIAAVVFPSKEVIRSTEGTASQN, encoded by the exons ATGGCTCCTCCCCGCACGGTGATCTGCGTGGGTGACGTCCACGGCTACATCTCCAAGCTGGAGAGCCTGTGGGCGAACCTCCAGTCCGCGCTCCCCGCCGACGCCTTCGCCGCCGCGCTCGTCATCTTCCTCGGGGACTACAACGACCGCGGCCCGGACACCCGCCGCgtcctcgacttcctcctcgcgctCCCGGCCCGCCACCCGGCTCAGCGCCACGTCTTTCTCTGCGGCAACCACGACCTCGCCTTCGCCGCCTTCGTCGGAGCGCTGCCGCCGCCCCCCGACGGTTCCCCTTTCGCCGCCACCTGGGACCAATACATCGACAATGAGGCCCACGAGGGCTGGTTCCGCGGGCCGGGGCACGAGGATATGCACGTGCAGGGGAGGAGATGGGGCGGCGTCATCAAGGAGAGGTGGAACCCCAAGAAGGGCCTCCCGTACAAGGGCTCTATCTACGATGCGCAGCCCACCTTCGAGTCCTACGGCGTCGCCCATGGATCACCAG ATCTCATGAAAGCTGTGCCTGAGGAGCACAAGAAGTTTCTGCATGACTTGGTTTGGGTCCATGAAGAG GAAGACGTTCGTATTGATACAGATGGAGGCCAGATTCTATGCAAACTGATCGCGGTTCATGCCGGCCTGGAAAAGTCCTTGGATTTGAATGAGCAGCTTAGAGTTTTGAGAACTAGAGACACAAGGGTGCCAAAAGTTCAAATGCTTAGCGGGAGGCAGGATGTTTGGAACATACCACAG GATCTGGCCGGCAAGCAGACCATCGTTGTAAGTGGGCATCATGGGAAGCTCCACGTGGACGGTCTCAGGTTCATCATCGACGAAGGTGGCGGGTACGCAGATAAACCTATAGCGGCCGTTGTTTTCCCTTCAAAGGAAGTGATCAGGAGCACAGAGGGAACGGCCTCCCAGAATTAA